TAGTGTAAGTGTAAGCGCTGGTTTGACAACAGCCAATCCTTTGACTTGCAGCACAATTCCGGCGGCGGAAATTACCAAAAAATCAATAAACATAATCGCCTGCCCGGGTTTCCAGCCTAAACGTTTTTGCATGATCGCCGCTACAATATCTGAGCCTGCCGTTGAGCCCCTAAATTTAAAAATAATACCCAGACCGACTCCTAATAAAATCGCACCGAACAGCACTACCAGAATAAAATCATGCTGATACAAATCCTGAATTGCGCCTGCTTTCTGGAGATGAATGAAACGAAATCCAGGAATACTGCCGCGCAACAGATCGATAAAAAAAGAATTCAACGAAAAACCAACCAGAGTGCGCACGCCGAATCTGCCGCCTAATTCCCTGATGCCCCAGAGAAAAAGCGGCACGTTGAACAACCACATCATCAACCCCACGGGAACTTTGTAGTCAGTTAAATAGTGTACTGTCATCGCCAGTCCACTGACGCCGCCGGGCACGACTTTTGCATCGACGAGAAAGACGCCAATGCCGACCGACATGATAAATGCGCCGATGGTGATGGCAGAATAATCGCGAATCAAAATCTTTGTCGACGCTTTCAACATTTTCTCCTTTGCAGTAAAATTTGGATTGAGCCATCAAAATTTGTAATTATTCAGCCTCGAAGTCTCTAGGACTCAAAGGGCAAAAAAAACCGATATATTCTCATCAACAAAGAAAAATTTTCAGCAAATGTTCTTTTGTCCGGCAATATACAAAATTTAAATGAAAAAATCAATTCTCTCATTGGCAAAATTGGGAAACAGCGCAAAAAAGTAATTGCTTTTTTCTGATAAAATATTAAATTATCGTTCTTCAACTATTGGGGCTACAACGATGGCACGACTTCGACGACGAAAAAATACGAAAAAAAATGAAAAGGACAACAATGACGACGATCTGCTAATTTCCGATTTTCAATTTGGAGAAATGTTGAGCAAAAAACAATTGGAATTGGAGCTGCAACATCTGCGTCTGGAAATTAAATTGAATGATCAGATTCGTCGGCTGATAGACAGACAGATGGATGAGCTTATT
This genomic interval from Calditrichota bacterium contains the following:
- a CDS encoding YitT family protein; protein product: MLKASTKILIRDYSAITIGAFIMSVGIGVFLVDAKVVPGGVSGLAMTVHYLTDYKVPVGLMMWLFNVPLFLWGIRELGGRFGVRTLVGFSLNSFFIDLLRGSIPGFRFIHLQKAGAIQDLYQHDFILVVLFGAILLGVGLGIIFKFRGSTAGSDIVAAIMQKRLGWKPGQAIMFIDFLVISAAGIVLQVKGLAVVKPALTLTLYAFILLFISSRLIDVIIEGMDYAKAAIIISPEYEKIGKIIMEDLSRGATALNGRGLYTNAEREVILTVVTRKEITQLVDIVKSVDPKAFVIVNNVHEVLGEGFRRRI